Proteins encoded within one genomic window of Nonomuraea gerenzanensis:
- a CDS encoding branched-chain amino acid ABC transporter permease, with product MKVAHESPAAAADRPPSAPRRGAVRPLAGAAVLLLLTAAPLVLSAYPISTMTRILAFAVLVLSVDLLTGVTGLPTLGQAAYFGAGAYTAALVGIHLTPDAAVQALAGLAAGLVTAALTGWVAVRARGIVFLMLTLAIGETAHQVADTWPAVGAGNGLAGMPAITLFGGPPLLAAGYVYWWVLVVAVAVYAAVALVVRSPYGRTLRGIRDNEPRMRALGYRPALARYGVFCLAGAVAGVGGALWAAHARFVSPADLGFEVAALALLSVVIGGGGSLWGPCLGAALVLLVRDNLPASIGGHGPLVLGLVFVAVVFLLPRGLAGLRRAPMTPLLELRGRKERRP from the coding sequence GTGAAGGTCGCCCACGAGAGCCCCGCCGCCGCGGCCGACCGGCCCCCGTCGGCGCCCCGGCGCGGCGCGGTCAGGCCGCTGGCGGGCGCGGCGGTGCTCCTGCTGCTGACGGCCGCGCCGCTGGTGCTGAGCGCCTACCCGATCTCCACCATGACGCGGATCCTGGCCTTCGCCGTGCTGGTGCTCAGCGTGGACCTGCTGACCGGCGTCACCGGGCTGCCCACACTCGGGCAGGCCGCCTACTTCGGGGCCGGCGCCTACACCGCGGCCCTGGTCGGCATCCACCTCACCCCGGACGCGGCCGTGCAGGCGCTGGCCGGGCTGGCCGCCGGGCTGGTCACCGCCGCGCTCACCGGCTGGGTCGCCGTCCGGGCGCGCGGCATCGTCTTCCTGATGCTGACGCTCGCGATCGGCGAGACGGCGCACCAGGTGGCCGACACCTGGCCGGCCGTCGGCGCCGGCAACGGCCTGGCCGGCATGCCGGCGATCACGCTGTTCGGCGGCCCGCCCCTGCTGGCCGCCGGGTACGTCTACTGGTGGGTGCTGGTGGTGGCGGTCGCGGTGTACGCGGCGGTGGCGCTCGTCGTGCGCTCGCCGTACGGCAGGACGTTGCGCGGCATCCGCGACAACGAGCCGCGCATGCGGGCGCTCGGCTACCGGCCCGCGCTCGCCAGGTACGGCGTGTTCTGCCTGGCCGGCGCCGTCGCGGGGGTGGGCGGGGCGCTGTGGGCGGCGCACGCCCGGTTCGTCTCGCCCGCGGATCTCGGCTTCGAGGTGGCGGCGCTCGCGCTGCTCAGCGTGGTCATCGGCGGCGGGGGCAGCCTGTGGGGCCCCTGCCTGGGCGCGGCCCTGGTGCTGCTCGTGCGCGACAACCTGCCGGCCTCCATCGGCGGGCACGGCCCGCTGGTGCTGGGGCTGGTGTTCGTGGCCGTGGTCTTCCTGCTCCCCCGGGGTCTGGCGGGACTGCGCCGGGCTCCCATGACGCCTCTGCTGGAGCTGCGCGGCCGGAAGGAGCGGCGCCCATGA
- a CDS encoding ABC transporter ATP-binding protein codes for MTPLLELRGLTRAYGSLKAVDGVDLTVLPGERHALIGPNGAGKSTLFATVAGTLAATSGAVLFGGHDITGLPEPERARRGLLRTYQHSSVFLDCSVLDNVALAVQRVHRVAHRLDRAAWRFRRTEAEARRHLESVGLADRAGDRAAALSHGERRQLEVAMVLAAEPALVMFDEPTAGMSAAETERFAGLVERLPDSLTLLIVEHDLDVVFRLADRVTVLHLGRVLASGTPARIRADDAVRAAYLGSARTDDLFTGGS; via the coding sequence ATGACGCCCTTGCTGGAGCTGCGCGGCCTGACCCGCGCCTACGGCTCGCTCAAGGCCGTGGACGGCGTGGATCTGACGGTGCTGCCGGGCGAGCGGCACGCCCTGATCGGGCCGAACGGGGCCGGCAAGTCGACGTTGTTCGCCACCGTGGCGGGGACGCTGGCCGCCACGTCGGGGGCCGTGCTGTTCGGCGGGCACGACATCACCGGCCTGCCCGAGCCCGAGCGGGCCCGGCGCGGCCTGCTGCGCACCTACCAGCACTCCAGCGTCTTCCTCGACTGCTCGGTGCTGGACAACGTCGCGCTCGCCGTCCAGCGGGTGCACCGGGTGGCGCACCGGCTCGACAGGGCAGCCTGGCGCTTCCGCCGTACCGAGGCCGAGGCCCGCCGCCACCTGGAGTCCGTCGGGCTGGCCGACCGGGCGGGCGACCGGGCCGCCGCCCTGTCCCACGGCGAGCGCAGGCAGCTTGAAGTGGCGATGGTGCTGGCCGCCGAGCCCGCCCTGGTCATGTTCGACGAGCCCACGGCCGGCATGTCCGCCGCCGAGACCGAGCGCTTCGCCGGCCTGGTCGAGCGGCTGCCGGACAGCCTGACCCTGCTCATCGTGGAGCACGACCTGGACGTGGTGTTCCGCCTGGCCGACCGCGTCACCGTGCTGCACCTGGGCCGCGTCCTGGCCTCCGGGACGCCCGCGCGGATCAGGGCCGACGACGCGGTGCGGGCCGCCTACCTCGGCTCGGCCAGGACCGACGACCTGTTCACCGGAGGCTCCTGA
- a CDS encoding branched-chain amino acid ABC transporter permease, translated as MATYLVSMLNGLAMGALLFAIALGLSLVFGMMDVLNLAHGAVYLVGAYVAVALVADGGGALTFVAAVLLAAGAGAVLGTVLAGLSRATPRHLDQALLTLGVSLVVAEALSMAFGDDVHSITAPAPVAGGVTVLGQTYPLYRLLVIGFGVLLAVGVHVLVERSRLGSLIRATVADRGMVSALGVNTGRVLTGVFAAGAGLAAVGGVLAGPILGAAPGLDEKVLLLALVVVVVGGLGSVRGALLGAVLIGQVQALGTTLLPEYASFLIFGAMGLVLLLRPAGLLPARTAVHA; from the coding sequence ATGGCCACCTACCTGGTGAGCATGCTCAACGGGCTGGCGATGGGCGCGTTGCTGTTCGCCATCGCGCTGGGGCTGTCGCTGGTGTTCGGCATGATGGACGTGCTCAACCTGGCCCACGGCGCCGTCTACCTGGTGGGCGCGTACGTCGCGGTGGCGCTGGTCGCCGACGGCGGCGGCGCGCTGACCTTCGTGGCGGCGGTGCTGCTCGCCGCCGGGGCGGGCGCCGTGCTCGGCACCGTCCTGGCGGGCCTGTCCCGGGCCACGCCCCGCCACCTCGACCAGGCGCTGCTCACGCTCGGCGTCTCGCTCGTCGTTGCCGAGGCGCTGTCGATGGCCTTCGGCGACGACGTGCACTCCATCACCGCGCCCGCCCCGGTGGCGGGCGGCGTGACCGTGCTCGGCCAGACCTACCCGCTCTACCGGCTGCTGGTGATCGGCTTCGGCGTGCTGCTGGCCGTGGGCGTGCATGTGCTGGTCGAGCGGAGCCGGCTGGGCTCGCTGATCCGCGCGACGGTCGCCGACCGGGGCATGGTGTCGGCGCTGGGCGTCAACACGGGCAGGGTGCTGACCGGGGTGTTCGCGGCGGGGGCAGGGCTCGCGGCGGTCGGCGGCGTGCTGGCCGGGCCCATCCTGGGCGCCGCGCCGGGGCTGGACGAGAAGGTGCTGCTGCTGGCGCTGGTCGTGGTGGTCGTCGGCGGCCTGGGCTCGGTGCGCGGCGCGCTGCTCGGCGCGGTGCTGATCGGGCAGGTGCAGGCCCTCGGCACCACGCTGCTGCCGGAGTACGCCTCCTTCCTCATCTTCGGGGCGATGGGCCTGGTGCTGCTGCTGCGCCCGGCGGGCCTGCTGCCCGCGCGGACGGCGGTGCACGCGTGA
- a CDS encoding ABC transporter ATP-binding protein, translating to MTDLLAVRDLRAGYAGTTVLDGVDLVVAAGAVVALLGRNGAGKSTFVHTVMGLLKPYAGSVRVGGRELAGAPAHAVARSGVAIVPQGRRVFAPLTVAENLSLAAGRTARSWTVERVYELMPGLAERRAHRGDQLSGGEQQMLAIGRALLRDPRLLLLDEPSDGLAPAVVEQVAAVLEGLRGEGIAAVLVEQDLHLAFRLADEVAVMQKGRIVHRSPVAEFRADRARAHALLGVG from the coding sequence ATGACCGACCTGCTCGCCGTGCGGGACCTGCGCGCCGGCTACGCGGGCACCACGGTGCTCGACGGCGTCGATCTCGTGGTGGCCGCCGGTGCCGTCGTGGCGCTGCTCGGCCGTAACGGGGCGGGCAAGAGCACGTTCGTGCACACCGTGATGGGGCTGCTCAAGCCGTACGCGGGCAGCGTCCGCGTGGGCGGGCGGGAGCTCGCCGGCGCGCCCGCCCACGCCGTCGCCCGCAGCGGCGTGGCGATCGTGCCGCAGGGCCGCCGCGTGTTCGCGCCGCTCACCGTGGCGGAGAACCTGAGCCTGGCGGCCGGGCGCACGGCACGGAGCTGGACGGTGGAGCGGGTCTACGAGCTGATGCCCGGGCTGGCCGAACGCCGCGCCCACCGCGGCGACCAGCTCTCCGGCGGTGAGCAGCAGATGCTGGCCATCGGCCGGGCGCTGCTGCGCGACCCGCGCCTGCTGCTGCTGGACGAGCCGTCCGACGGCCTCGCACCCGCCGTCGTGGAGCAGGTCGCCGCCGTGCTGGAAGGGCTGCGCGGCGAGGGCATCGCGGCCGTGCTCGTGGAGCAGGACCTGCACCTGGCCTTTCGGCTGGCGGACGAGGTGGCGGTCATGCAGAAGGGCCGGATCGTGCACCGCAGCCCGGTCGCCGAGTTCCGGGCCGATCGGGCCCGCGCGCACGCCCTGCTCGGCGTCGGCTGA
- a CDS encoding ABC transporter substrate-binding protein, with amino-acid sequence MTTTLMLSGCAGSSLDQAGGGQTGGAVKIGLLVPLSGVYAPLGEDMRNGFQLYLGQHGGKLGGRTAEVVSADEGEGPQTGVPAAQKLVTQDQVTAVVGVVNSATALGLRDFFHESRKPLVVANAGADDITGARKSAYVWRTSFANGKVSAPLGPAVAEEVKGGVYLIAADYAAGREMIAGFRRTFEAAGGRIAGEKYTPFGKTQDFQPFLSAIRGSGAKAVYAFYAGAEAVSFVKQYQEFGLAESTPLYGTGFLTEGGVLDAQGEAAAGVKTSLHYSAELDTPRNKEFVDAYRKAYDEAPTVYAVQAYDAATVLDKALAGAPGGTGEELVEALGSVGTVDSPRGQWSFGADQDAQQKYYLREVRSSGGAMVNAVVSELG; translated from the coding sequence ATGACGACCACGCTCATGCTCTCCGGTTGCGCCGGCTCCAGCCTCGACCAGGCCGGCGGCGGCCAGACCGGCGGTGCCGTGAAGATCGGTCTGCTGGTGCCCCTGTCGGGCGTCTACGCGCCGCTGGGCGAGGACATGCGCAACGGCTTCCAGCTCTATCTCGGCCAGCACGGTGGCAAGCTCGGTGGCCGTACCGCCGAGGTGGTCAGCGCCGACGAGGGTGAGGGGCCGCAGACGGGCGTGCCCGCCGCGCAGAAGCTGGTGACGCAGGACCAGGTGACCGCGGTGGTCGGGGTGGTCAACTCGGCCACCGCACTGGGCCTGCGGGACTTCTTTCACGAGTCGAGGAAGCCGCTGGTGGTGGCCAACGCGGGCGCCGACGACATCACCGGCGCCCGCAAGTCCGCGTACGTCTGGCGCACCAGCTTCGCCAACGGCAAGGTCTCGGCCCCGCTGGGCCCCGCCGTGGCCGAGGAGGTCAAGGGCGGCGTCTACCTGATCGCCGCCGACTACGCCGCCGGCCGGGAGATGATCGCCGGGTTCCGCAGGACGTTCGAGGCGGCGGGCGGCAGGATCGCCGGGGAGAAGTACACCCCCTTCGGCAAGACCCAGGACTTCCAGCCCTTCCTGTCGGCGATCCGCGGCTCCGGCGCGAAGGCCGTCTACGCCTTCTACGCCGGCGCCGAGGCCGTCAGCTTCGTCAAGCAGTACCAGGAGTTCGGGCTGGCCGAGAGCACCCCGCTGTACGGCACCGGGTTCCTGACCGAGGGCGGCGTGCTCGACGCCCAGGGGGAGGCCGCCGCCGGGGTGAAGACGTCGCTGCACTACTCCGCGGAGCTGGACACCCCGCGCAACAAGGAGTTCGTGGACGCCTACCGCAAGGCCTACGACGAGGCCCCCACGGTGTACGCCGTGCAGGCCTACGACGCCGCCACGGTCCTGGACAAGGCGCTGGCCGGCGCGCCCGGCGGCACCGGGGAGGAGCTGGTCGAGGCGCTCGGCTCGGTGGGGACCGTGGACAGCCCGCGCGGCCAGTGGAGCTTCGGCGCCGACCAGGACGCCCAGCAGAAGTACTACCTGCGCGAGGTCCGCTCCAGCGGCGGCGCCATGGTCAACGCCGTCGTCAGCGAGCTGGGCTGA